From one Paenibacillus sp. FSL K6-1330 genomic stretch:
- a CDS encoding helix-turn-helix transcriptional regulator, whose amino-acid sequence MNYGERISELREQHGWTQEELATSVGITRAALSHYEKNRRKPDFETLTRLADLFDVSIDYLIGRTTQEKTVLDAEVRSFVDGLELSDEDLLERFNLTVDGRKLTEDEAKRFIAFVRMERAMK is encoded by the coding sequence GTGAACTACGGAGAACGAATATCTGAATTACGTGAACAACATGGGTGGACTCAGGAAGAGCTCGCTACCTCTGTCGGTATTACACGTGCTGCACTATCCCATTATGAAAAAAATCGGCGCAAGCCCGATTTCGAAACATTGACCCGCCTGGCAGATCTGTTTGACGTATCCATAGATTATCTGATCGGGAGAACGACACAGGAAAAGACGGTGCTTGATGCGGAGGTTCGATCGTTTGTGGACGGACTTGAACTATCCGATGAGGATTTATTGGAACGCTTTAACCTTACAGTGGACGGCCGCAAGCTCACTGAAGATGAAGCCAAGCGATTTATTGCATTTGTTCGCATGGAACGAGCCATGAAATAA